The stretch of DNA TTATAAGCCACATCCGCACGCGCCGCTGTCCAAACGCAAACTAACTTCACGCCATTAGCCAAGACGCAGCAACAGGTTGATCTTGGTTCTGgtttgtgttgctgctgtcgccaGTTGACGTTGCTGCTGGGctgagttgctgctgcttcagttgctgctgccgatCTTCTTCATCTTTACTAATTATTACGAAATGCTGATGACGCCGCCAGCGGCGCAGGAAATGTTCTCCCAGTctgttataattattttatgcgACATAATTGCAACAACCGCTGCCATCTGTCGACGGAATGGGAACAGTTCTCTCGCGGCAACCGGAGAGTTTTTGGGTTAGGCCATCTAGACAAAATAGAACCACTAGCCGAAATGGGGGCCACACATTCATTTATGTAACTTTCTAATTTGTCGCCAGCTGTGAGGGGCTGGGGGGATTAGCATATTAAATAGGGTTCTTAGGTGTCACACTTTTAAGTATCTCTGGATAGGAAAGTGAAAATAAAGTCCAACCtaactaaaattaataacgtttCATTTCATCTCAGCACATTGGGTTTGATTTTACTTCTGAAATCATCAGCCATAAGGAGTAAAAATGAATCCATCAACAAAATAGTTTCTTCCAGTAAAACCTTCAGCAGGCCATGATCCCCAGCTTTCCTGTCACCTGGCCGTTAGTCCCCTGGGCTTCAGTACATCGTTGTTTGTTCTGTTGCAAACACATCAACAAAAACGGACTACCAAAACAGAATCCGGCAAAACGTACGTTAAGTTGGCTTCCAACGAACGGTAACAATGGCCCCCAACGATCCATCGCATCCTGGTGGCAAGGCTTCTGCCGTGGCACTGGCCGCCAGCCATTCCATCTCGTACGTACAGTGCCAGAACCTCAAGTACAATGTCATCATCCTCGGCTGGTTGGGCGTGATCATCTCCAGCGTTATCCTCGGCAGCTCCGTTCTGACCATCCATTTGCGTCCGGATATCGAGCTGCTGCTCAACCAGTGGCCCCTGAACTTGATCCCGGTTACAGAACAGCAGCTACTGATCAATTGTGAGTACTCCCGGATGTTGGGCATTAGCCTTGGGCCTATTGGACctatttttgattaattttccCTCAGTGTTGACCATCTTTAGCTCCATTGTCTACGGACTGTCGTTGATCAACATGGGAGTCAGTCTGCTGCTGCTAATAGGTATCGCCCGGGTAAGTGAAATGGAAAGTAATagtaatcttaaaaaataggaTCCAAACCAGTTAAAGGTTAAGTGCAATATTTCTCTACAAAAATTTAGAGGGAAAAATATCATGTGTCATATTTTGCAAATCATatttagttttgtattaacagaccatgtaaaaaacagttgatCGTATTTCGTTTGCTGTCTCGGTGtgaacgaaaacgaaaaaaatttaaaaatttggtttcggtCTGAGCAAAACACTTCGTTTAGTTTGTTTCGGCTGACCGTTCTCGactgaaaaacaattttttcgaTCCTTCAAAAAACTGTTAGTAGATGaacaaaactttgaaatgctcAGTAAAAACGGTCTTTTTTTAACAGTTCTGCCTTTCCTTTGccttaaatctttaaaaatttaagctaATATATAGAACATCTATTTGAAAATACCTATATGGTAAATAACaattacacaggaacacaaaattaaactttgtgaaatttccacgaaccatttcaagttttccatgatatttgggtgctcctgagtaaaagtcccatacaaaattattttccatcacctacaggttccgcggtatagctaagaatacaaaaaaccgatgtttgccgacattttgaattacgtggcctatataattggaccaacatttattattttcggtaggacctactctcaatacatcaaggcattcctaaaaaatagtccccattgtgaaccattgcccatgtctttggaattcgacgccaaagttgaaaatcccaaaattgtagagatttttctgatggaaaaacaattctgaggattaaatcttgaatggaagtaattttaactattcattgtatctattgttcattgtatgctttaatttcgctttaaagcgatttcatgagaatattttttattggatttcttatactaataaaaccgatttttttatttcattatctactcctaaatgttgtcaaattttaaaaaagtcaaggcatcctacagaatgggagtaaacatttacatttctctgtgtatgttcagtgaacgtattttagtttcttagttctagaggttgccatgacttattcaaaatttgacaacatttaggagtagataatgaaataaaaaaatcggttttattagtataagaaatccaataaaatgttctcatgaaaacgctttaaaccgaaattaaagcatacaatgaacaatagatacaatgaatagttaaaattacttgatgtattgagagtaggtcctaccgaaaataataaatgttggtccaattatataggccacgtaattcaaaatgtcggcaaacatcggttttttgtattcttagctataccgcggaacctgtaggtgatggaaaataattttgtatgggacttttactcaggagcacccaaatatcatggaaaacttgaaatggttcgtggaaatttttggctgtgtacctgtgttattAGCACCAGGTGCATTACAATTGCTGTTACCATTATCTTCTAAAGAATACtctgttttcaagttttatgataaagcACCATTGGTGATGCTGTTGTACGAGTAAAGacatacactcatagaaatttttaccctaaatcgccctaaaaaactgacttttcgcccgtggatttagaaaatcgcccataaatcgtatccgctggcgattcgcccgtgtatttagaaaaattttctaaaaaatcccgatggaaatttggtttaatttagggtgatttttcttgaaataagaaatattttcctgtttttagggtgatttgccctaattttaaggtgtatttttctaaaattaagggcgaattttctgattttataggcaaatgccctaaaaaattagacaaattaaaaaaaatcgtgtttgagcatgcttaactgaatttgggaagcatgttttttttttaatcgtctatattctgggactgctgctttaattaaacaacaccggcggaggacaccgtttcatattattgtattggtgtgtagcttatatgggagctgcgttaagaggggggcccgatctatacaacacagccgttagaactgaaaaatcatgtttgtaaacgaattagggaaataaatatgaggagaaaaaacaacttactttttttggtcgttgcgagaatcgaacccacgacctctcggtttagagtctaacgtcctaccgctgcaccacagacccatcgcgcaagacaacgaacaaactctgcagacatcttattttcttgaggtctacgttatattttgactaaaggcaactaaaccgtatattttttcctgacgattgtgacaattagtcccgttttcttgccagcaaacacaaagatgcttttaactcagaactcccatacgttttaaaggtttaaagactactttaatttaaaattcggacgaaaaaatgtccttagtattataacgtttacaaaaaaaaaaaataaataaaaatcaagttgaatcacacagggttcgaacccacaaccccacgaccttagtcctcatatagcaaagttgaaagcgcaagtgattagaccgctgggctaccgaatttcacacttttggagtgatttttaaggcgaatcgcccttgtatttagacaaattttagaaaaaaaattagggcaattcgccgttggatttagaaaaggtcaaatcgaagcaaatcgaaaaaatcgccctaattattagaaaaatagaaaaattaaccctaaaaatatttttttatggtcacctgccttgaatttatggcaaaattgtcgtgaaaatagaaaatttttctcagttcaagggcgaaaatttttttagggcaattttctaaaatgtagaaaattatttttatgagtgtacaatggccatcatttcctgaagaattcgcggatttaAGTCTTGTAAGATAAAGCCTCTAAGTGATGTTATACgagtaaatatatacaatggccatcattttctgaagaactcgcggtttctaaagaatacgctgcttttaagttttatgataaagcGAGTAAAGATATACAATGACCATGAtctcctgaagaattcgcggatttaAGTCTTGTAAGATATAGCCTTTAAGTGATGGTGTTATACgagtaaatatacataatGGCCATCAACTTGTGAAGACCtcgcggttttttattttgtttgataaaGCGTCTAAGAGAGTATTATCCGAGTAAATTATCTTCATCTTCCAtaatcttctgaagaattcgcggtttctcATATTTTACATTAGGTAAAAATATAACTGGAAATATTGGTCTGCTAAAGTTCTGTACTTCGCGTTCAAGCTTAAggcacaataaaatccaaaatactcttgtttaagatttttataaataaaaaatggaattatttttagaaattatatttaaaaaatgtagttaagtttaaaatatttggaaatatttgtgtttaaacacatatgtataaaaagtcaaaagaccGTTTTTGTTCTCCGTTCAGTTCAAACGGTCTTTTATCAACCGAAaccgttttgaaacaaaacaagaaagaaagcaagcttcggccagccgaagcttatatacccttgcagatcgttcctattaacttacaaatcgcaaaaattttaaatttcgtattactttaatattattttatctatCCTCccctattgcagctatataatatagtcttccgatttttgttaaatttaattcaaaactctgaaatattaaaaaaaaaatcatatcctagagtataagagaatacaataaaaaccaacggagctataatttgtttccaattaatttcccattaattttttgatcgttccaatggcagctatatgatatagtcgtccgattttgataaaatgaaaattgaaattcggaaatatttaaaaagagtcatgttctagaagagaatacaataaaaaccaaaaaagctaaaatttatttctgtgtaactttcccattaattttccgattgttcttatggcagctatatgatatagtcgtccgatttttaaaatattttattcgaaattctgaaatatttaaaaaataatatttccaagagtagaaggttttatttcaaaaagcaccgaagctagaatttttttaacgtttccttcctatgggagctataagatatagttgtccgatccggttggttccgacatatatactacctgcaatagaaatacgacttttacgaaagtttcatcccgatagctttaaaactgagagactagtttgcgtagaaacggacggacagacggacagacggacggacagacggacatggctagatcgactcgtcttgtgatgctgatcaagaatatatatactttatggggtcggaaacgtctccttcactgcgttgcaaacttctgactgaaatcataataccctctgcaagggtataaaaatcggttACTGGTTGAGCAAAGACCGAAAACCTTTTGAAACAGAATAAACAGTTTCTATGTGACTATTTGCTCAATGGGTCCCAAAGTGAGAGTTATTTTGAGACATCTAGAAATAGTCAACTGTTTTTACATGCTCTGGTATGTAATCATGTTcagatatttttgttattcGGCAAACATTACCTATCTACACTAAAAGTCTTGAGTTTCTATTCAAGCATTCGAGTAACTTAGTTAAGAAACACCTTTTCACAGGACTCAAGTTGTTTGATGTATCCCTGGTTGATCTATCATGGCGttatttttggctttggtCTTTACTTGGGAGTTTTCTATGCGACCGCAGGTCTGTTTATTGACCTGTCGAGCTTTCTAATGTGTCTTCTGGTGTTCACCCTTGTGCTGGGTAAGTCTCTCATATACCTAAAATCCAAAGtctttatacaaattttattcctTTAGTTATATTTTACAAGATCTACCACGAGGTCTTCACCCTATTTCGAGTGATGGAGCAGCAGTCGAAGGACGGGGCCTTGGGCGGGCTTTACTATCAGGATGCTGAGCATGCGTGGACCGCGGCTGGGGTTCCCTATCAGCAGGTCTATCTGCCGCGTCTGCCAATCCAAAAGTAACTTTAGCAACATCAAGACCACAACTAGCAACTACAACAGCAACTACAACGaatagtgaaaaaataaaaaagtgacATTTGGACTTCGTTTGTACGATTAATAAACGTTTGACAAGTTCGAATTCATTTCAacatttgtataatttatttacacaCGAAATGTAGTtcataaatagttttaaaattacataaCAGCGCATATGACTAAGTAAATTAGACCGTAATTATcagatataattaatttaaaggtgTTTAGGGTGTTTGCAAACATATCGCACACGTGTGTATCTTTCAGACACACACAGCCAGTCCTAACTGCTAAATTGTACTGCgctaatttgtttttgttaaattatattatattatatttcttgTGTAACCATAAATTAAGTCGGCGTGGATCGAAAGCAGAGTCGGGAGCAGAATGAAGTGAGTTATGTACAAAACAATCTGTGGCCCACTTA from Drosophila takahashii strain IR98-3 E-12201 chromosome 2R, DtakHiC1v2, whole genome shotgun sequence encodes:
- the LOC108061108 gene encoding uncharacterized protein, whose protein sequence is MAPNDPSHPGGKASAVALAASHSISYVQCQNLKYNVIILGWLGVIISSVILGSSVLTIHLRPDIELLLNQWPLNLIPVTEQQLLINLLTIFSSIVYGLSLINMGVSLLLLIGIARDSSCLMYPWLIYHGVIFGFGLYLGVFYATAGLFIDLSSFLMCLLVFTLVLVIFYKIYHEVFTLFRVMEQQSKDGALGGLYYQDAEHAWTAAGVPYQQVYLPRLPIQK